TTATTTAGTAATATTGTGGGTATTATAAAAGCTAAAAATATCAATTGATTTTTTAGTTTGAAAAGATGTATAATTAAATATAAAAAGATTTTATTTAGGAGGAATGAATGGAGAAAAAAAACATTTGGAAATCATACAGATTTTCTATTATTTTAATTTTATCTATAGTAATAGGTTCTTTAATTGGAGCTATATTTGGTAAAAAAGCCATGATTTTAAAACCTTTTGGAGATTTATTTATTAATTTAATGTTTACTATAGTAGTACCATTAGTTTTTGCAACTATAGCATCTTCAATATCAAATATGAGTAATATGAAAAGACTTGGAAAAATTATTAGATCAATGTTATTTGTTTTTGTTGCTACAGGATTAATAGCATCTGTTATAATACTTTTTGTGGTTAAGATATTTCCACCAGCAGAGGGAGTGAATATAATTGTTAATGAAGTTGCTGAACTTAAAGCCATATCTACTGGGGAACAAATAGTAAAAACATTTACAGTTACAGATTTTACAGAATTAATTTCAAGAAAAAATATGTTACCATTAATAATATTTACGATATTTTTTGGATTTTGTGTTAATGCAATAGGAGAATCTGGTAAAGTAATATCAAAATTTTTAGATGCTTTATCTAAAACTTTACTTAAAATGATAGGATATATAATGTATTATGCCCCTATAGGACTTGGTGCATATTTTGCAGCCCTAGTTGGAGAATATGG
This Streptobacillus ratti DNA region includes the following protein-coding sequences:
- a CDS encoding dicarboxylate/amino acid:cation symporter, encoding MEKKNIWKSYRFSIILILSIVIGSLIGAIFGKKAMILKPFGDLFINLMFTIVVPLVFATIASSISNMSNMKRLGKIIRSMLFVFVATGLIASVIILFVVKIFPPAEGVNIIVNEVAELKAISTGEQIVKTFTVTDFTELISRKNMLPLIIFTIFFGFCVNAIGESGKVISKFLDALSKTLLKMIGYIMYYAPIGLGAYFAALVGEYGQELIGSYTKAMLIYYPLCILYILIFFPIYAYISGGKEGVKSLKYVLSPAVTAIATQSSIATLPVNIEACENIGVPKDVSDIVLPIGATAHMDGTVLGTILKISFLFGVFNIPFTGMSTYFTAILLSIAGGVVMSGIPGGGLIGEMLIVSLYGFPPEAFPIVATIGYLIDPPATMINAAGDTIASMLVARMVEGKNWLLKKGEKNV